A window from Helicobacter pylori NQ4053 encodes these proteins:
- the bioD gene encoding dethiobiotin synthase, with translation MLFISATNTNAGKTTCTRLLSQYCNACGVKTILLKPIETGVNDAINHSSDAHLFLQDNRLLDRSLTLKDISFYRYHKASAPLIAQQEEDPNAPIDTDNLTQRLQNFTKTYDLVIVEGAGGLCVPITLEENMLDLALKLKAKMLLISHDNLGLINDCLLNDFLLKSHQLDYKIAINLRENNTAFHSISLPYIELFNTRSNNPIVIFQQSLKELMSFALK, from the coding sequence ATGCTCTTTATCAGCGCGACTAACACCAATGCCGGAAAAACCACATGCACTAGGCTCTTATCCCAATATTGCAACGCTTGTGGCGTTAAAACGATCTTGTTAAAACCCATTGAAACAGGCGTTAATGACGCCATTAACCACTCTAGCGATGCGCATTTGTTCTTGCAAGATAACCGCCTTTTGGATCGCTCTTTAACCTTAAAAGACATCTCATTCTATCGTTATCATAAAGCTTCAGCCCCCCTCATCGCCCAACAAGAAGAAGATCCAAACGCCCCCATTGACACGGACAATTTGACCCAACGCCTCCAAAATTTCACCAAAACTTATGATTTAGTCATCGTTGAAGGGGCTGGGGGGCTATGCGTGCCTATCACTTTAGAAGAAAACATGCTGGATTTGGCCCTAAAATTAAAAGCCAAAATGCTTTTGATTAGCCATGATAATTTGGGCTTGATTAATGATTGTTTGCTGAATGATTTTTTATTGAAATCCCACCAACTAGACTATAAAATCGCTATCAATTTGAGGGAAAACAACACCGCTTTTCACAGCATCAGTTTGCCCTATATTGAGCTTTTTAATACACGCTCCAATAACCCCATTGTGATTTTCCAACAAAGCCTGAAAGAATTAATGAGCTTTGCCCTTAAATAA
- a CDS encoding DUF1523 family protein: MIKFVRNVVLFILTAIFLALMLLVSYCMPHYSAAVISGVEVKRMNENENTPNNKEVKTLARDVYFVQTYDPKDKKSVTVYRNEDTRFGFPFYFKFNSADISALAQSLVNQQVEVQYYGWRINLFNMFPNVIFLKPLKESAEMSKPIFSWILYALLLVGFFISVRSVCALFKGKAH; the protein is encoded by the coding sequence TTGATAAAATTTGTGCGTAATGTGGTTTTATTCATTCTAACGGCGATCTTTTTAGCGCTCATGCTTTTAGTGAGCTATTGCATGCCCCATTATAGTGCGGCTGTTATTAGCGGGGTGGAAGTCAAAAGAATGAATGAAAATGAAAACACGCCCAATAATAAGGAAGTAAAAACCCTTGCTAGAGATGTCTATTTTGTGCAAACTTACGACCCTAAGGATAAAAAAAGCGTGACCGTCTATCGTAACGAAGACACGCGCTTTGGCTTCCCTTTTTATTTTAAGTTTAATTCGGCTGATATTTCAGCCCTCGCTCAAAGTTTAGTCAACCAGCAAGTGGAAGTGCAATACTATGGCTGGCGGATCAATTTGTTTAATATGTTCCCTAATGTGATTTTTTTAAAGCCCTTAAAAGAGAGTGCTGAGATGTCAAAACCCATTTTTAGCTGGATTTTATACGCCTTGCTACTAGTGGGCTTTTTTATCAGCGTGCGTTCTGTTTGTGCTTTATTTAAGGGCAAAGCTCATTAA